The proteins below are encoded in one region of Reichenbachiella sp. 5M10:
- a CDS encoding porin, whose product MNNIRKIGALSLLLSLTILHALQAQDKEENSDLGLSISAFVDAYYAYDFDRPTQGYRQSFFYNHNRHNEFNINLALIRMAVENDRYHAVVTLQGGTYAQDNYSPEQDLLQHLHEAYAGVALNASGSLWLDAGVFASNLGFESAVSMDNYTLTRSLVAEESPYFLSGAKLTYTPSDQWLFMALVSNGWQHIQRVDGNSLPAFGSQIQYMPNDNILLNWSTFIGSDDPDATRRMRYFNDIFGTFKLSDKLDLIAGVDVGWQQTAKESSTYDSWIAPVAILHYQIDDQWGTAVRGEYFNDAQQIAVSTDSGLGFKTTSVSWNLDYQPDQKVMCRVEGRYFSSPNDIFNNGEVLSDSNFFITASLAVKLNKDF is encoded by the coding sequence ATGAACAACATCAGAAAAATAGGAGCACTCAGTCTACTCCTGAGTCTCACGATACTCCATGCCCTTCAGGCACAGGACAAGGAAGAAAACAGCGATTTGGGTCTATCCATCAGTGCTTTTGTGGATGCATATTATGCTTATGATTTTGATCGACCGACACAAGGTTATCGTCAGTCGTTTTTCTACAACCACAACCGTCACAACGAATTCAACATCAATCTCGCCCTGATCCGAATGGCGGTAGAGAATGATCGCTACCATGCCGTGGTGACATTGCAGGGAGGCACCTATGCGCAGGACAATTACAGTCCAGAGCAAGACCTGCTCCAGCATCTACACGAGGCATACGCAGGCGTAGCTCTCAACGCATCGGGTAGTCTCTGGCTTGATGCAGGGGTGTTTGCTTCCAACTTGGGGTTCGAAAGTGCCGTATCGATGGACAATTATACATTAACTCGCTCTTTGGTTGCGGAGGAATCTCCTTACTTCCTCTCTGGGGCAAAGTTGACCTACACTCCCTCGGATCAGTGGCTTTTCATGGCGCTCGTCTCCAACGGGTGGCAGCACATCCAGCGTGTCGATGGCAACAGTCTGCCGGCATTTGGTTCACAGATACAGTATATGCCCAATGACAACATTCTCCTCAATTGGAGCACCTTCATCGGGTCGGACGATCCAGACGCGACCCGACGCATGCGCTACTTCAACGACATCTTCGGGACATTCAAACTATCCGACAAACTAGACCTCATCGCGGGCGTAGATGTGGGATGGCAGCAGACCGCCAAAGAGAGTTCTACTTACGACAGTTGGATCGCTCCGGTAGCGATTTTGCACTACCAGATCGATGACCAGTGGGGCACGGCTGTGCGTGGAGAGTACTTCAACGATGCACAGCAGATTGCTGTGTCGACAGACAGCGGTCTGGGGTTCAAGACCACCAGCGTCTCTTGGAATCTCGACTACCAGCCTGACCAGAAAGTCATGTGTCGTGTAGAAGGCCGATACTTCAGTAGCCCAAATGACATCTTCAACAACGGCGAGGTACTCTCTGACAGCAACTTTTTTATCACCGCTTCGCTAGCCGTCAAACTCAACAAGGATTTCTAA
- the katG gene encoding catalase/peroxidase HPI: MKKMIAFCSLLALVALLPACQEKAGHETADADGNSGATRKSKSNMNATSNSEWWPNQLNLSILRQHSTLSNPMGEEFDYIEEFNSLDYEALKEDIRVVLTDSQDWWPADFGHYGGLFIRMAWHSAGTYRSADGRGGSRSGQQRFAPLNSWPDNANLDKARRLIWPIKQKYGNKISWADLMVLTGNVALEDMGFETFGYAGGREDTWEPELDVYWGAEKTWLSDDKRYTGDRELEDPLAAVQMGLIYVNPEGPNGNPDPLLAAEDIRATFGRMGMNNEETVALIAGGHTLGKAHGAGPATHVGDDPESAAIEEQGFGWKSDYKSGKGADAITSGLEVTWTSTPTRWSHLFFFNLFENEWELTKSPAGAHQWVAKDPKMLVPDAFDSEKKHKPTMFTTDLSLRFDPTFEKIARGFYENPETFNEAFARAWFKLTHRDMGPKTTYLGPEAPEEDLIWQDPIPAVDHALISSTDISSLKSTILKSDLSIQELVTTAWASASTYRESDRRGGANGARVRLAPQKDWEVNNPAQLAKVLTVYEQIQSDFNAKSGAKKVSIADLIVLGGTVGVEQAAANAGYAVKVPFVAGRMDATQEQTDVESFGLLEPMADGFRNYLKTRYKIPTEELLIDKAQLLTLSAPEMTVLVGGMRSMGANYDGSSDGVFTDNTDALSNDFFVNLLDMSTAWKTTSDTQEEFEGLDRKTGEAKYTATRADLIFGSNSELRALAEVYAQADSKEKFVNDFVAAWDKVMNLDRFDLTYPEH, from the coding sequence ATGAAAAAGATGATAGCCTTCTGCTCGCTTCTTGCCTTGGTGGCTTTATTGCCAGCCTGCCAAGAGAAAGCAGGACATGAAACTGCGGATGCCGACGGCAATTCGGGCGCTACCCGAAAGAGCAAGTCGAATATGAATGCGACTAGCAACAGTGAGTGGTGGCCCAACCAACTCAACCTAAGTATCCTTCGCCAGCATTCTACTTTGTCCAACCCAATGGGCGAAGAGTTTGACTACATCGAGGAGTTCAATAGCCTGGATTACGAAGCACTGAAAGAAGACATTCGAGTAGTATTGACGGATTCTCAAGATTGGTGGCCTGCCGATTTTGGGCACTATGGCGGCTTGTTTATCCGTATGGCGTGGCATAGTGCTGGGACCTATCGCTCAGCTGATGGGCGCGGAGGCTCACGCTCTGGTCAGCAACGATTCGCTCCGCTCAATAGCTGGCCGGACAATGCCAACTTGGACAAAGCGAGACGGCTCATCTGGCCGATCAAACAGAAGTATGGCAATAAAATCTCATGGGCAGATTTGATGGTCTTGACGGGCAACGTCGCACTAGAGGACATGGGATTTGAGACTTTCGGTTATGCTGGAGGTAGAGAAGATACATGGGAGCCAGAGCTAGATGTGTACTGGGGAGCAGAGAAGACATGGTTGTCTGATGACAAAAGATATACTGGAGACCGTGAACTAGAAGATCCATTAGCAGCTGTGCAAATGGGGTTGATCTATGTGAACCCAGAAGGCCCGAACGGCAACCCTGATCCGCTATTGGCGGCAGAGGATATCCGTGCAACATTTGGCCGCATGGGGATGAACAACGAAGAGACTGTTGCGCTGATCGCAGGAGGACACACCCTCGGCAAAGCGCACGGAGCAGGGCCTGCTACGCATGTAGGCGATGACCCAGAATCCGCAGCTATCGAAGAGCAAGGGTTCGGATGGAAAAGCGATTACAAATCAGGAAAAGGAGCAGATGCGATTACTTCCGGACTGGAAGTGACATGGACCTCTACTCCTACGAGATGGAGTCATTTGTTCTTCTTCAATCTATTCGAAAACGAATGGGAATTGACCAAAAGCCCTGCAGGTGCTCACCAGTGGGTCGCCAAAGACCCTAAGATGCTGGTGCCAGACGCATTTGATTCGGAGAAGAAGCACAAGCCTACGATGTTCACGACAGATTTGTCTTTGAGGTTTGATCCGACATTCGAAAAGATCGCGAGAGGGTTTTACGAAAACCCAGAAACATTCAACGAGGCTTTTGCACGTGCGTGGTTCAAATTGACGCACAGAGACATGGGACCAAAGACAACGTACTTGGGACCTGAAGCACCAGAGGAAGATTTGATTTGGCAAGACCCAATTCCAGCGGTAGATCACGCATTGATCTCTAGCACAGATATCTCTAGTTTGAAATCGACAATTCTCAAATCTGATTTGTCTATCCAAGAATTGGTCACCACGGCATGGGCATCTGCCTCTACCTATCGTGAGTCAGACAGACGTGGAGGAGCCAATGGCGCTAGAGTCCGTCTTGCACCGCAGAAGGATTGGGAAGTGAACAATCCGGCACAGTTGGCCAAAGTACTCACAGTATATGAGCAGATCCAAAGCGATTTCAACGCCAAGTCGGGTGCAAAGAAAGTGTCTATTGCTGATTTGATTGTCCTCGGAGGTACGGTTGGGGTCGAACAGGCTGCTGCCAATGCAGGCTATGCCGTGAAAGTCCCCTTCGTAGCGGGACGTATGGATGCGACCCAGGAGCAAACGGACGTGGAGTCTTTTGGATTGCTAGAGCCGATGGCAGATGGGTTCAGAAACTACCTAAAGACGAGATACAAGATCCCAACGGAAGAACTGTTGATTGACAAGGCGCAATTGCTGACACTAAGTGCACCAGAGATGACTGTTTTGGTAGGAGGTATGCGCTCTATGGGTGCTAATTATGACGGGTCGTCAGACGGAGTCTTTACAGACAATACGGATGCACTGAGTAATGACTTCTTCGTCAATCTACTCGATATGAGTACCGCATGGAAAACTACCTCAGATACCCAAGAGGAGTTTGAAGGCTTGGACAGAAAGACAGGGGAAGCGAAGTACACCGCAACCCGTGCAGATTTGATTTTCGGATCCAATTCCGAACTGAGAGCTTTGGCAGAAGTCTATGCACAAGCAGATTCGAAAGAGAAATTCGTGAATGATTTTGTGGCAGCATGGGACAAAGTGATGAACTTGGACAGGTTCGACCTGACCTACCCAGAGCACTAA
- a CDS encoding collagen-like protein, with protein sequence MKRIIYSLLITVCSMTLAGCISGEGDPGPAGEDGSDGRNGIDGRDGVDGQNGVGFDELTKFGDVKIYLEGIRPDDEAFQDTSSFKFLPIDRMGEFNVVTKGPELYFFELRRFLSAPDDVYQSSYVDLNFTLTVADPPAFDTLSSIRIYKNVVTHDLKVFEIYDQFMQTNDLQNDILNLSTSDLSYDESTGQVMFKFSFEVEEDNNSTGSGLKVSGEVDAIVFENIGSIERYE encoded by the coding sequence ATGAAAAGAATAATTTATTCCCTCCTCATTACAGTATGTTCCATGACTTTGGCTGGCTGTATTTCTGGCGAAGGCGATCCCGGTCCAGCTGGTGAGGATGGTTCAGATGGTCGAAACGGTATCGACGGTCGTGACGGTGTAGACGGTCAAAATGGGGTAGGCTTTGATGAATTGACGAAGTTTGGGGATGTGAAAATATACTTGGAAGGGATTCGTCCAGATGATGAGGCCTTTCAGGACACCTCATCTTTCAAGTTTCTACCCATAGACAGGATGGGAGAGTTCAATGTCGTCACCAAGGGGCCTGAACTTTATTTTTTCGAATTGAGGCGATTCCTTAGTGCACCAGATGACGTGTACCAAAGTTCCTATGTAGATCTGAATTTCACATTGACCGTAGCGGACCCTCCTGCTTTTGATACTTTGTCATCTATTAGGATTTACAAAAACGTAGTGACGCATGATTTGAAGGTGTTTGAAATTTATGATCAATTTATGCAGACGAATGATTTACAAAATGACATCCTCAACTTGTCTACCAGTGACCTAAGTTATGATGAGTCGACAGGTCAGGTTATGTTTAAGTTTTCCTTTGAGGTCGAAGAAGACAACAATTCTACAGGGAGTGGTCTCAAGGTTTCAGGTGAGGTGGATGCCATTGTCTTCGAGAATATCGGAAGTATAGAACGCTACGAGTAA
- a CDS encoding ABC transporter permease gives MNKILLIIKREYISRVKKKSFVIMTILGPLLFSGLFVVPIWLATRDADHKVIEVLDESGLFGEEFKSDDETTYVYISSNLEDAKAALNYNEVFGLLYIPDMTVETPYGVKFYSTQNPGIGLQGNLEKKLRDRIENIKLINSGLNQEFLDGLKAHVPVQTVNLSESGAESESSTGAATAVGYLGAFLIYFFIFLYGAQIMRGVIEEKTNRIIEVIIASVKPFHLMMGKIIGVGSVGLTQFLLWVALSSAIVSGVSAVLTSDMTPAQMESLSEANQSPMMQSNNSQAQEVMQKSMNAVGQINLPLVIGCFVFYFIAGYLFYGALFAAIGSAVDSDADSQQFMFPVTIPLIFSVVVLSAVINDPHGTMAFWLSLIPFTSPVIMMMRIPFDVPVWQIGLSMISMIAGFIFTTWLASRIYRVGIFMHGTKVNYKTLAKWFMMKS, from the coding sequence ATGAATAAAATACTCCTCATCATCAAAAGAGAGTACATCTCTCGCGTCAAAAAGAAATCATTCGTCATCATGACAATCCTAGGTCCTCTGCTATTTTCGGGGTTGTTCGTCGTGCCAATATGGCTAGCCACACGTGACGCAGACCACAAGGTCATCGAAGTATTGGACGAGTCTGGACTCTTCGGAGAGGAGTTTAAAAGTGATGACGAAACTACCTATGTCTACATCTCATCAAACCTAGAAGACGCCAAGGCAGCCCTCAACTACAATGAGGTCTTTGGACTGCTCTATATCCCAGATATGACAGTCGAGACTCCTTATGGAGTCAAATTCTATTCGACACAAAACCCTGGTATCGGACTCCAAGGCAATCTAGAAAAGAAACTCCGAGACCGTATCGAAAACATCAAATTGATCAACTCTGGACTCAACCAGGAGTTCCTCGATGGCTTGAAAGCCCACGTACCTGTACAGACCGTCAACCTGTCCGAGTCAGGTGCCGAGAGCGAGAGTAGTACAGGAGCAGCGACTGCTGTGGGGTATTTGGGAGCCTTCTTGATCTACTTCTTCATCTTCCTCTATGGAGCACAAATCATGCGGGGTGTGATCGAAGAAAAAACCAATCGCATCATTGAGGTGATCATTGCATCTGTCAAACCATTCCACTTGATGATGGGCAAGATCATCGGCGTAGGCAGTGTCGGTCTCACGCAGTTTCTCCTATGGGTCGCACTTTCTAGTGCCATTGTCTCCGGCGTCAGTGCCGTACTCACCAGTGACATGACACCAGCGCAGATGGAGAGTTTATCAGAAGCCAACCAGTCACCCATGATGCAGTCCAACAATTCGCAAGCTCAGGAGGTCATGCAAAAATCGATGAATGCCGTCGGTCAGATCAATCTACCCCTTGTGATTGGCTGTTTCGTTTTCTATTTCATTGCGGGCTATTTATTTTACGGAGCGCTGTTTGCCGCAATCGGGTCGGCTGTCGACAGTGACGCTGATTCACAACAATTCATGTTTCCCGTGACAATTCCTCTTATCTTTTCGGTAGTCGTACTCTCTGCGGTGATCAATGACCCACACGGTACAATGGCTTTTTGGCTTTCGCTAATTCCCTTTACTTCGCCTGTGATCATGATGATGCGTATACCCTTTGATGTCCCTGTATGGCAGATTGGCCTATCTATGATCTCTATGATCGCTGGGTTTATCTTTACGACATGGCTAGCCAGTAGAATCTACCGAGTCGGTATCTTCATGCACGGCACCAAAGTCAATTACAAAACTCTCGCCAAATGGTTTATGATGAAGAGCTGA
- a CDS encoding ABC transporter ATP-binding protein, with protein MNLIDIRNISKSYGNHQAIEEISFEIPENSIFGLLGPNGAGKTTLIRIITQIIMPDAGEVLFKGAKLEPAHIRKIGYLPEERGLYKKMKVGEQLLYLAQLKGMEKSEALSKIKYWLKKLEINSWVNKTIEDLSKGMQQKIQFIATVVHEPSLIILDEPFSGFDPVNANLIKDEILELREKGTTVIFSTHRMESVEELCDDIALIHHAKVILSGSKEDIKNQYRDNIFELEYLGTGMSPMENVEVLTNTTVGDTTRTEVKLSGGLSINELASLVMKDNALISLNEKIPSINDIFISTVKPANHE; from the coding sequence TTGAACTTAATAGATATCCGCAACATCTCTAAATCCTATGGCAACCATCAGGCCATAGAGGAGATTTCATTCGAAATTCCCGAAAACAGCATATTCGGATTGCTAGGACCCAATGGAGCGGGCAAAACCACCCTCATCCGGATCATCACTCAGATCATCATGCCCGACGCAGGGGAGGTCCTCTTCAAGGGAGCCAAACTAGAGCCCGCCCACATCCGAAAAATCGGTTACTTACCCGAAGAACGGGGGCTCTACAAAAAAATGAAAGTAGGAGAGCAGCTCCTCTACCTTGCGCAGCTCAAGGGAATGGAAAAGTCCGAAGCTCTCAGCAAAATCAAATATTGGCTCAAAAAATTGGAGATCAACTCCTGGGTCAACAAAACCATCGAAGACCTATCCAAAGGCATGCAACAAAAAATCCAGTTCATTGCAACTGTTGTGCATGAGCCTTCGCTGATCATCCTAGACGAACCCTTTTCGGGCTTTGACCCAGTCAATGCCAATCTCATCAAAGACGAAATCCTCGAACTCAGAGAGAAGGGCACCACGGTGATTTTCTCGACTCACCGTATGGAATCTGTCGAAGAACTCTGTGACGATATCGCCCTGATCCATCATGCAAAAGTGATTCTCTCTGGATCCAAGGAAGACATCAAAAACCAATACCGAGACAACATCTTCGAACTGGAGTACCTAGGCACAGGCATGAGCCCTATGGAAAACGTAGAAGTCCTCACCAACACGACCGTAGGCGATACAACCCGCACAGAAGTCAAGCTCTCGGGAGGACTCAGCATCAACGAGCTCGCCTCCTTGGTCATGAAGGACAATGCGCTGATCTCACTCAACGAAAAAATCCCCTCGATCAACGACATCTTCATCTCTACTGTAAAGCCTGCCAATCATGAATAA
- the dnaJ gene encoding molecular chaperone DnaJ, translating to MAKRDYYEILGLSKSATPEEIKKAYRKMAIKFHPDKNPDDKEAEEKFKEAAEAYEVLSDANKKQRYDQFGHAGMGGASGGGGFGGGGMSMDDIFSQFGDIFGGGGGGGFESFFGGGGGGRQRRRKGTNLRIKLKLSLEDIAHGVEKKIKVNRLVAADGVTFRTCPQCQGSGQVQKVVNTMLGQMVSASTCPSCNGAGQTIDKKPPGVDSSGLTYKEEVISVKIPAGVVEGMQLSMSGKGNEAPGGGVPGDLLIVVEEKEEEILKRDGNNIVYDLYISFVDAVLGTSIEVPTIDGKVKIKIDSGTQSGKILRLRGKGIKDLNGYGKGDQLIHVNVWTPKTLTADEREKLESMRESDNFAPNPSKTDKGFFEKIKEFF from the coding sequence ATGGCAAAAAGAGATTATTACGAAATACTGGGACTGAGCAAATCAGCTACTCCCGAAGAAATCAAGAAGGCCTATCGCAAAATGGCCATCAAGTTTCATCCGGACAAAAATCCAGATGACAAAGAGGCTGAAGAGAAGTTCAAAGAAGCCGCAGAGGCCTATGAGGTGCTCAGCGATGCAAACAAAAAACAACGCTACGATCAGTTCGGTCACGCCGGCATGGGCGGAGCATCCGGTGGCGGAGGTTTCGGTGGCGGAGGAATGTCAATGGATGACATCTTCTCCCAGTTTGGTGACATCTTCGGTGGCGGAGGTGGTGGCGGTTTTGAGAGCTTCTTTGGAGGCGGTGGCGGTGGTCGTCAGCGCAGACGCAAAGGCACCAACCTACGCATCAAACTCAAATTGTCCCTCGAGGATATTGCACATGGTGTAGAAAAGAAAATCAAAGTAAACCGATTGGTGGCTGCCGATGGGGTAACCTTTCGTACTTGTCCACAATGTCAGGGCTCGGGGCAAGTTCAAAAAGTAGTCAATACCATGCTGGGTCAGATGGTCTCTGCATCAACCTGTCCGTCGTGTAACGGTGCAGGCCAAACCATCGACAAGAAGCCTCCAGGAGTAGATAGCTCAGGGTTGACCTACAAAGAAGAAGTCATCTCAGTCAAAATCCCCGCTGGCGTAGTAGAAGGGATGCAGCTCTCCATGTCCGGTAAAGGAAATGAAGCCCCAGGTGGCGGTGTGCCTGGTGATCTATTGATCGTCGTAGAAGAAAAAGAAGAGGAAATCCTCAAACGTGACGGCAATAACATCGTCTACGATCTCTACATCAGCTTTGTAGATGCAGTGTTGGGCACTTCGATCGAGGTACCTACCATAGATGGCAAAGTCAAAATTAAAATCGATTCGGGAACCCAAAGTGGAAAGATCCTACGATTGAGAGGCAAAGGGATAAAGGACCTCAACGGATACGGCAAAGGTGACCAGTTGATACATGTCAATGTATGGACTCCTAAAACCCTCACCGCAGACGAGCGCGAAAAACTCGAAAGCATGCGTGAATCGGACAACTTCGCTCCCAATCCATCTAAAACAGACAAAGGCTTCTTCGAAAAAATCAAGGAATTCTTTTAA
- a CDS encoding nucleotide exchange factor GrpE gives MAKGEKKADKKSQDIKEEVLDQVEETTEAPEEKVEEQPELSTEDKLKAELKESQDKYLRLYSEFENFRRRTSKEKLDLISTANESLLQAMLPVIDDFERAEKSMTEDADLKSVKEGVDLISTKFKGILEAKGIKVIEAEAGSEFDLEKHEAITQIPAPTEELKGKIVDVVEKGYTLGEKVIRFAKVVTGA, from the coding sequence ATGGCAAAAGGCGAAAAAAAAGCAGACAAAAAGTCTCAAGACATAAAAGAAGAAGTGCTAGATCAAGTGGAAGAAACCACCGAAGCACCAGAGGAAAAAGTAGAGGAACAACCTGAGCTCTCTACCGAGGACAAATTGAAAGCAGAGTTGAAAGAATCCCAAGACAAGTACTTGAGATTGTATTCAGAATTTGAGAACTTCAGAAGAAGGACTTCAAAAGAGAAGTTGGACTTGATCAGTACTGCCAACGAAAGCTTGCTACAAGCCATGCTACCGGTGATAGATGATTTCGAAAGAGCCGAAAAATCAATGACCGAAGATGCAGACCTCAAATCTGTCAAAGAAGGCGTGGATTTGATCTCGACCAAATTCAAAGGCATATTGGAAGCCAAAGGGATCAAGGTCATAGAGGCCGAAGCAGGCAGTGAGTTTGACCTTGAAAAACACGAAGCGATCACTCAAATACCAGCCCCTACCGAAGAATTGAAAGGCAAAATCGTAGATGTCGTCGAAAAGGGCTACACCCTCGGCGAAAAAGTGATTCGATTTGCCAAAGTTGTAACAGGAGCATAA